In Solanum stenotomum isolate F172 chromosome 6, ASM1918654v1, whole genome shotgun sequence, one DNA window encodes the following:
- the LOC125867660 gene encoding uncharacterized protein LOC125867660, translating to MILPRMKMGENNCWEREVLITELTKGKELMLQLQKHFDPMKQDVCQYLAAEILSSYDKAMSLLNGTALSGMMMSKGKEIIHPAPSSSTASQLESPHLLAYSSTKVVTAPLNPGRGRHWHEGQSM from the exons ATGATTTTGCCTCGAATGAAAATGGGAGAAAACAATTGTTGGGAGAGAGAAGTATTGATTACTGAGCTAACAAAGGGGAAGGAATTGATGTTGCAACTGCAAAAACACTTTGATCCCATGAAACAAGATGTGTGCCAGTATTTGGCTGCAGAAATACTTTCTTCCTATGACAAAGCTATGTCCCTCTTGAATGGCACAGCTTTATCAGGTATGATGATGAGCAAAGGTAAAGAAATTATTCATCCAGCACCGTCTTCATCAACTGCGTCCCAGCTGGAATCTCCTCATCTTCTCGCTTATAGTAGCACTAAGGTTGTGACCGCCCCTCTAAATCCAGGAAGAG GAAGACACTGGCACGAAGGACAGAGTATGTAG
- the LOC125867303 gene encoding uncharacterized protein LOC125867303 gives MIRRIDTEPLTFEVTYGGSHNCDQENNNQNEQLLLAVQTQVGGAAGELSDFYIREMVSTPNNYVLRPEGKDQIGSEIEQSAYRRAVPRSSTILPNDPRREDAEEIIKRLRMEKNLKVVDSRDDFNAVTSPQNRLFGNPVSFAETKDFNECIQEANLTELPWKGDYYTWSNKQQGTDIIYSRIDKLFGNGEWISKWGHVVTEYDCPNVLDHAPMLLTIKIIVLQYLGITQQIRLYCSKRFSFSPGQQKEILLNLEKWDLIEESVMKQKARVDWIKLRDSNTKYFSSVLKEKTHRKQITELTSLTGAKLEDVADIKKEIRLFYKGLMGSSAISLPAVNKKMMKKGPQLTHAQQLLLCKEVTTQEIEEGLQASGSDKAPGVDGYNAGFFKKAWPIIKQDVVVVVQEFFIISIMHRPINCTGITLVPKSAQPVTVKEYRPIACCTVLYKIISKVLATRLQQVISDVISDSQTGFIPGRKIADNIILAHELVQTYGRKQTSPRCILKIDLQKAYDSIEWVYLQQVMEELGFPMKFMAWIMECVKTINYSIVVNGEFTKPFDAVKGLRQGDPISPFLFSIAMEYLSRSLCALKLNKNFKFHPTVLNRISHTCALLMIYFYLQWFSCASGLKANLDKSCAYFGGVPQRDKDVIIQKLGYNTGELPFKYLGVSLSTMKLTLLQWQPLIEKIVKRIASWKTKKLSYAGRIQLVQTVIFGIQSYWAQLFLLPTKVVKTIEAYCRSYVWSGVSTITKKALVAWDKICLPKSAGGLNIINLHLWNKADQTKIFWDLTHKEDKLWIHTYYIKEQQVQVMPIPSQACWITRKILEARTQWNQVQHLVKKQHGIIKQIYLGLIGGRTRVSWKCLMFANSARPKVIFTMWLLVQAKLLTKDRLVKWDINVDPLCIFCQQENETREHLFVKCPFARRLWSRILNWMQRQENIGGDWDHHYQWILKNARGKTQKAQIFNLVFAETVHALWIERNVRIFEQEVMDESGLTRNIANVCNIRAPLGAKDVVQSWLVVLVFCRD, from the exons ATGATCCGGCGAATTGATACAGAGCCATTAACTTTTGAAGTTACCTATGGAGGAAGCCACAATTGTGATCAAGAAAACAACAACCAAAATGAACAACTACTGCTTGCTGTGCAAACACAAGTTGGAGGAGCAGCAGGGGAACTATCTGATTTCTACATTCGTGAGATGGTTTCAACCCCAAATAATTA tgtgctgagacctgaaggaaaagatcaaatcgGCAGTGAAATAGAGCAGTCGGCGTATCGCcgagcagttccgcgaagcagtactatactgCCCAATGATCCAAGAcgcgaagatgctgaag AAATCATTAAGAGATTGAGGATGGAGAAGAATCTAAAAGTGGTGGATTCAA GGGATGATTTTAATGCAGTTACATCACCTCAAAATAGGCTATTTGGAAATCCAGTGTCATTTGCAGAGACTAAAGATTTTAATGAATGCATTCAGGAAGCTAATCTCACAGAACTGCCATGGAAGGGAGATTACTACACATGGTCTAATAAACAACAAGGCACTGACATAATTTATAGCAGAATAGATAAGCTATTTGGCAATGGGGAGTGGATAAGTAAATGGGGCCATGTTGTAACTGAATATGATTGCCCAAATGTTTTAGACCATGCTCCTATGCTCTTGACCATTAAGATAATT GTTCTTCAATATTTGGGCATCACACAGCAAATTCGACTCTATTGTAGCAAAAGGTTTTCATTTTCTCCTGGACAGC AGAAGGAGATCTTACTTAACCTGGAGAAATGGGATCTTATTGAGGAGAGTGTAATGAAGCAGAAGGCAAGAGTAGATTGGATCAAATTAAGAGATTCAAAcactaaatatttttcatctgtCCTTAAGGAGAAAACCCATAGGAAACAGATCACTGAGTTAACATCTTTGACTGGTGCTAAATTGGAAGATGTTGCAGATATTAAGAAGGAGATCAGATTGTTCTACAAGGGACTTATGGGAAGTTCTGCCATCTCTCTACCTGCAGTGaataagaaaatgatgaaaaagggacCACAACTTACTCATGCACAACAACTTCTATTATGTAAGGAAGTCACAACACAAGAAATTGAGGAAGGACTTCAAGCAAGTGGTTCAGATAAGGCTCCTGGAGTGGATGGATACAATGctggatttttcaaaaaagcTTGGCCCATAATCAAGCAGGATGTTGTGGTTGTGGTACAAGAATTTTTCATAATAAGTATTATGCATAGACCAATCAATTGTACTGGTATCACTTTGGTTCCAAAAAGTGCACAACCTGTCACTGTGAAGGAGTATCGACCAATAGCATGTTGTACAGTATTGTACAAGATTATTTCCAAGGTCTTAGCTACTAGACTACAACAAGTCATTTCAGATGTTATAAGTGATTCACAAACTGGTTTCATACCTGGGAGGAAAATTGCAGACAACATTATCTTAGCACATGAATTAGTACAAACATATGGGAGGAAACAAACATCACCTAGGTGCATACTCAAGATAGATCTTCAAAAGGCTTATGACAGCATAGAATGGGTGTATCTTCAACAGGTTATGGAAGAGTTGGGGTTTCCTATGAAGTTTATGGCTTGGATCATGGAATGTGTCAAAACAATTAACTACTCGATTGTGGTTAATGGAGAGTTTACAAAACCATTTGATGCTGTGAAAGGATTGAGGCAAGGGGATCCCATTTCCCCTTTCTTATTTTCTATAGCCATGGAATATCTTAGTAGAAGTCTATGTGCATTGAAATTGaataagaattttaaatttcaccCAACTGTGCTAAACAGAATATCACACACCTGTGCTTTGCTGATGATCTACTTCTATTTGCAATGG TTTTCCTGTGCCTCGGGACTCAAAGCTAATTTGGATAAAAGTTGTGCCTATTTTGGTGGAGTGCCTCAGAGAGATAAAGATGTTATCATACAGAAGTTAGGATACAACACAGGAGAATTGCCATTCAAATACTTAGGAGTGTCCTTATCAACTATGAAGTTGACTCTGCTCCAGTGGCAACCActtattgaaaaaattgtgaAGAGAATTGCTTCTtggaaaacaaagaaattatCTTATGCAGGCAGAATCCAGTTGGTCCAGACAGTGATATTTGGTATACAATCTTATTGGGCTCAGCTGTTCTTGCTCCCCACAAAGGTAGTAAAGACCATTGAGGCCTATTGTAGGAGCTATGTTTGGTCTGGAGTAAGTACTATCACCAAAAAAGCTCTAGTAGCTTGGGATAAGATATGTTTGCCTAAATCTGCAGGAGGGTTGAATATCATAAATCTACATTTATGGAACAAAGCTGATCAAACCAAAATTTTTTGGGACCTTACACATAAAGAAGATAAGTTGTGGATACACACTTACTATATAAAGGAGCAACAAGTGCAAGTTATGCCCATTCCATCTCAAGCATGTTGGATTACAAGGAAAATATTGGAAGCTAGGACTCAATGGAATCAAGTACAACATTTGGTGAAAAAGCAACATGGTATTATAAAGCAAATTTATCTTGGATTGATTGGGGGAAGGACCAGAGTCTCATGGAAATGCTTGATGTTTGCCAATTCTGCTAGGCCTAAAGTTATATTCACTATGTGGCTGCTAGTGCAGGCTAAACTTCTCACAAAAGATAGGCTTGTTAAATGGGATATTAACGTCGATCCTTTGTGTATATTCTGCCAGCAGGAAAATGAAACAAGAGAACATTTGTTTGTCAAATGTCCATTTGCGAGGCGACTATGGAGTAGAATATTAAATTGGATGCAAAGACAAGAGAACATTGGAGGAGATTGGGATCACCATTATCAGTGGATACTCAAGAATGCCCGAGGGAAGACTCAAAAAGCCcaaatttttaatttagtatTTGCTGAAACTGTGCATGCCTTATGGATAGAAAGGAATGTCAGGATTTTTGAACAAGAAGTTATGGATGAGAGTGGATTGACTAGAAATATTGCTAATGTTTGTAATATTAGAGCACCATTAGGGGCAAAGGATGTAGTACAATCATGGCTTGTAGTCTTAGTTTTCTGTAGAGATTGA
- the LOC125867065 gene encoding jasmonoyl--L-amino acid synthetase JAR4 encodes MKMVEESENKFDPQQVIDEFELLSKDAGRIQEETLQKILEENGGTEYLQQWGLNGKTDQVSFKNCVPLVTHKDLEPYIRRIVDGDLTPILTRKSITTISLSSGTTQGKPKFVPFNEELMESTMQIFKTSFAFRNREFPVVNGKALQFIYGSKQFKTKGGLAAGTATTNVYRNSQFKKTMKAMQTPCCSPDEVIFGPDFNQSLYCHLLCGLILRNEVQVVSSTFAHSIVHAFRKFEQVWQELVANIRDGVLSSRVTVPSIRSAMSKLLKPDPELADTIYNKCIRLSNWYGLIPELFPNTRYIYGIMTGSMEPYLKKLRHYAGELPLLSADYGSSEGWIGANVNPELPPELVTYAVLPNIGYFEFIPLVENVDGVEATPVGLTEVKLGEEYEIVVTNFAGLYRYRLGDVVKIKGFHNGTPELQFICRRNLLLSINIDKNTEKDLQLAVEAAAQLLLNEKLEVVDFSSNVNTSADPGHYVIFWELNGKASEEILKECCNCLDKSFVDAGYVSSRKVKTIGPLELRIVKRGTFHKILDHFVGLGAAVSQFKTPRCVGTTNLSVLQILTSNVVESYFSTAFS; translated from the exons ATGAAGATGGTGGAGGAAAGTGAGAATAAGTTTGATCCACAACAAGTGATCGATGAATTTGAGCTATTAAGCAAAGATGCTGGGAGAATTCAAGAAGAGACCTTACaaaagattcttgaagaaaatgGAGGGACAGAATATTTACAACAATGGGGTCTTAATGGTAAAACAGAtcaagtttctttcaagaaTTGTGTTCCTCTTGTTACACATAAGGATTTGGAGCCTTACATTCGTAGAATTGTTGATGGTGATCTTACTCCTATTCTTACTAGAAAATCTATTACCACTATCTCGTTGAG TTCTGGTACAACTCAAGGAAAACCAAAATTTGTACCTTTCAATGAAGAATTGATGGAATCCACCATGCAAATATTCAAGACTTCTTTTGCCTTTAGGAACAG AGAATTCCCAGTCGTAAATGGGAAAGCATTACAGTTCATTTATGGAAGCAAACAGTTCAAGACGAAGGGAGGTTTAGCAGCTGGAACAGCCACAACAAATGTATACAGAAATTCGCAATTCAAGAAGACAATGAAAGCAATGCAGACCCCATGTTGTAGCCCCGATGAAGTGATATTCGGCCCTGATTTCAATCAATCCTTGTACTGTCATCTCTTGTGTGGTCTCATTTTACGTAACGAAGTTCAAGTTGTCTCGTCTACATTTGCTCATAGTATTGTCCATGCTTTTAGAAAATTTGAACAAGTATGGCAAGAACTTGTTGCAAATATAAGGGACGGAGTTCTTTCTAGTCGCGTAACTGTTCCTTCTATAAGATCAGCAATGTCAAAATTACTCAAGCCTGATCCAGAACTGGCTGATACTATTTATAACAAGTGCATTCGGTTAAGTAATTGGTACGGGTTGATACCGGAATTATTCCCCAACACCAGGTACATATATGGTATCATGACCGGATCAATGGAACCGTACTTGAAGAAATTGAGGCATTATGCAGGGGAGCTACCTCTGCTTAGTGCAGATTACGGGTCTTCTGAAGGATGGATCGGAGCAAATGTTAATCCTGAATTGCCTCCCGAGCTAGTTACTTATGCTGTTCTTCCTAATATTGGTTATTTCGAATTCATTCCTCTCGTGGAAAATGTAGATGGCGTGGAGGCTACACCAGTTGGTTTAACTGAAGTTAAACTCGGTGAAGAGTATGAAATTGTTGTCACCAATTTCGCTG GTTTATATCGATACAGGCTCGGTGATGTGGTAAAGATAAAAGGATTCCACAATGGAACTCCAGAGCTCCAGTTTATTTGTCGTAGGAATCTCTTACTGAGCATCAACATCGACAAAAACACAGAGAAAGATTTACAACTAGCCGTGGAGGCAGCAGCACAGCTCTTATTAAACGAGAAGTTAGAAGTAGTCGATTTCTCTAGCAACGTAAACACATCAGCTGATCCAGGGCACTACGTGATCTTCTGGGAACTGAATGGTAAGGCAAGTGAGgaaattttgaaagaatgttGTAATTGTTTAGACAAATCTTTCGTCGATGCAGGCTATGTTAGCTCTCGGAAGGTCAAAACTATCGGTCCCCTTGAGCTACGGATTGTGAAGAGAGGGACGTTTCATAAGATTTTAGATCATTTTGTAGGGTTAGGAGCAGCAGTTAGCCAGTTCAAAACACCGAGATGTGTCGGTACGACGAATCTCTCTGTGCTGCAAATATTGACTAGTAATGTTGTTGAGAGCTATTTTAGTACTGCATTTAGTTGA